A single region of the Leptothrix cholodnii SP-6 genome encodes:
- the soxX gene encoding sulfur oxidation c-type cytochrome SoxX produces MPWPMRQSAITLGLLAGWLGSAAANGVVAFEVVGDAIPAPLTTAPADAARGRAIVASRQTGLCLLCHRGPFPEVRFQGNLAPDLGGAGARWSAAQLRLRLVDGRRLDPQSIMPAYHRVDGLVDVAAAWQGRPLLSAQQIEDVVAYLVTLKE; encoded by the coding sequence GTGCCGTGGCCGATGCGCCAGAGCGCCATCACGCTCGGTCTGCTGGCCGGGTGGCTGGGCTCGGCCGCGGCGAACGGCGTGGTCGCGTTCGAGGTGGTCGGCGACGCGATCCCCGCGCCGCTCACCACGGCCCCGGCCGACGCCGCACGCGGGCGCGCCATCGTCGCCAGCCGGCAGACCGGCCTGTGCCTGCTGTGCCACCGCGGGCCGTTCCCCGAGGTGCGTTTCCAGGGCAACCTGGCGCCCGACCTGGGCGGCGCGGGCGCACGCTGGTCGGCGGCACAACTGCGCCTGCGGCTGGTCGACGGCCGGCGGCTCGATCCGCAATCGATCATGCCGGCGTATCACCGCGTCGACGGCCTGGTGGACGTGGCTGCGGCGTGGCAGGGCCGGCCGTTGCTGAGCGCGCAGCAGATCGAGGACGTGGTGGCCTACCTCGTCACGCTCAAGGAGTGA
- a CDS encoding xanthine dehydrogenase family protein molybdopterin-binding subunit, translating to MNTPAIFAFDQPDAMLQTPSGSHAEPVTPAGLTRRQFIGSASAGALVVAFHIPLAGDANAQTGAAAPEINAWVVVQSDDTVIVRIARSEMGQGTLTGLAQLVAEELDCNWAKVRTEYPTPGQNLARNRAWGNFSTGGSRGIRESHEYVRKGGALARTLLVQAAANQWQVPATECRAAASVITHTPSGRTLTYGQVAGAAARLTPPADVALKDPKQWQLAGKRLARLDTLDKLTGKQVYGSDLQLPGLLNAAIRDCPVFGGKVKSFDAAAAMRRPGVKKVVRVGDSAVAVVADTWWRARSALEAMPIEWDEGPHAQASSAAFSAVMRAALDAPDAVVGNSNGDARAALATAARRIDAIYAYPHQNHATMETMNATAKITLSAAGAPARCEVWTPTQNGEAALAAAAEAAGLPPAQCEVYKLHLGGGFGRRGAVHDWVRQAVAIARELPGTPVKLIWSREEDMQHGRYHPATMCKLSAGLDAQGNLTALHMRIAGQSILAGVFPQNIKDGKDPVVFQGLNAPGPEASIGYSVPHLLIDHAMRNPSVPPGFWRGVNLNQNAIYLECFIDEIAHATGQDPLALRRKLMANHPKHLAVLNAAAERAGWGKPAPAGVFRGLAQTMGFGSYVAACAEVSVSDAGKLKIHRIVAATDCGHAVNPQQIEAQVEGSFVYGLSAALYGECTLKNGRIEQSNFNSYPVLHMDEMPQVETIVMPSGGFWGGVGEPTIAVAAPAVLNAIFAATGRRIRELPLKNQSLKKA from the coding sequence ATGAACACGCCCGCGATCTTCGCCTTCGACCAGCCCGATGCGATGCTGCAGACGCCCAGTGGCTCACACGCCGAGCCTGTGACACCGGCGGGCCTGACGCGCCGCCAGTTCATCGGCAGCGCGTCGGCCGGCGCGCTGGTGGTGGCCTTCCACATCCCGCTGGCCGGTGATGCGAACGCCCAGACCGGCGCGGCCGCACCCGAGATCAACGCCTGGGTGGTGGTGCAGAGCGACGACACCGTGATCGTGCGCATCGCCCGCTCCGAGATGGGCCAGGGCACGCTCACCGGCCTGGCGCAGCTGGTGGCCGAGGAGCTCGACTGCAACTGGGCCAAGGTTCGCACCGAGTACCCGACGCCCGGCCAGAACCTGGCGCGCAACCGCGCCTGGGGCAACTTCTCGACCGGCGGCAGCCGCGGCATCCGCGAGTCGCACGAGTACGTGCGCAAGGGCGGCGCGCTGGCGCGCACGCTGCTCGTGCAGGCGGCGGCCAACCAGTGGCAGGTGCCGGCCACCGAATGCCGCGCCGCCGCCAGCGTCATCACGCACACGCCGAGCGGGCGCACGCTGACCTATGGCCAGGTCGCCGGCGCCGCGGCCAGGCTCACGCCGCCGGCCGACGTGGCGCTGAAAGACCCGAAACAGTGGCAGCTCGCCGGCAAGCGCCTGGCGCGGCTGGACACGCTCGACAAGCTGACCGGCAAGCAGGTCTACGGCAGCGACCTGCAACTGCCCGGCCTGTTGAACGCGGCGATCCGCGACTGCCCGGTGTTCGGTGGCAAGGTCAAGTCCTTCGACGCGGCCGCGGCGATGCGGCGGCCGGGCGTCAAGAAGGTGGTCCGCGTGGGCGACAGCGCGGTCGCCGTGGTGGCCGACACCTGGTGGCGCGCCAGGAGCGCGCTCGAAGCGATGCCCATCGAGTGGGACGAAGGCCCGCACGCGCAGGCCAGCAGCGCGGCCTTCAGCGCCGTGATGCGCGCCGCGCTCGATGCGCCCGACGCGGTGGTCGGCAACTCGAACGGCGACGCCCGGGCCGCGCTGGCCACGGCGGCGCGCCGCATCGACGCCATCTACGCCTACCCGCACCAGAACCACGCGACGATGGAGACGATGAACGCGACGGCCAAGATCACGCTGTCGGCCGCCGGTGCGCCTGCGCGCTGCGAGGTCTGGACGCCGACGCAGAACGGCGAGGCCGCGCTCGCCGCCGCCGCCGAAGCCGCCGGCCTGCCACCGGCGCAGTGCGAGGTCTACAAGCTGCACCTGGGCGGCGGCTTCGGCCGGCGCGGCGCCGTGCACGACTGGGTGCGCCAGGCGGTGGCGATCGCGCGCGAGCTGCCGGGCACGCCGGTCAAGCTGATCTGGTCGCGCGAGGAGGACATGCAGCACGGCCGCTACCACCCGGCCACGATGTGCAAGCTCAGCGCCGGGCTCGACGCGCAGGGCAACCTGACGGCGCTGCACATGCGCATCGCCGGGCAGTCCATCCTGGCCGGCGTGTTCCCGCAGAACATCAAGGACGGCAAGGATCCGGTCGTGTTCCAGGGGCTGAACGCACCCGGCCCGGAGGCCTCGATCGGCTACAGCGTGCCGCACCTGCTGATCGACCACGCGATGCGCAATCCGTCGGTGCCGCCGGGCTTCTGGCGCGGCGTCAACCTGAACCAGAACGCGATCTACCTCGAATGTTTCATCGACGAGATCGCGCACGCCACCGGGCAGGATCCGCTGGCCTTGCGGCGCAAGCTGATGGCGAATCACCCGAAGCACCTGGCGGTGCTCAACGCCGCGGCCGAGCGCGCCGGCTGGGGCAAGCCGGCGCCCGCGGGCGTGTTCCGCGGTCTGGCGCAGACGATGGGTTTCGGCAGCTACGTGGCGGCCTGCGCCGAGGTGTCGGTGAGCGATGCGGGCAAGCTGAAGATCCACCGCATCGTCGCCGCCACCGACTGCGGCCACGCGGTCAACCCGCAGCAGATCGAGGCCCAGGTCGAGGGCTCGTTCGTCTACGGCCTGTCGGCCGCGCTGTACGGCGAATGCACGCTGAAAAACGGCCGCATCGAGCAGAGCAACTTCAACAGCTACCCGGTGCTGCACATGGACGAGATGCCCCAGGTCGAGACGATCGTGATGCCCTCGGGCGGCTTCTGGGGCGGTGTCGGCGAGCCGACCATCGCGGTGGCCGCGCCGGCGGTGCTCAACGCGATCTTCGCCGCCACTGGCCGGCGCATCCGCGAGCTGCCGCTGAAGAACCAGAGCCTGAAGAAGGCCTGA
- a CDS encoding (2Fe-2S)-binding protein translates to MATLHVNGVRRDFDAEPDTPLLWVLREQLGLTGTKYGCGIAQCGACTVHIDGVPTRSCARPLSSVGAAQKVVTIEGLSPDGSHPVQKAWAALDVPQCGYCQCGMIMAASALLAEKPKPSDADIDAAITNICRCGTYNRIRAAIKVAAQGGDPKGAALGIVHIDGSRA, encoded by the coding sequence ATGGCCACCCTCCACGTCAACGGCGTGCGCCGTGACTTCGATGCCGAGCCCGACACGCCCCTGCTGTGGGTGCTGCGCGAGCAGCTCGGCCTGACCGGCACCAAGTACGGCTGCGGCATCGCCCAGTGCGGCGCCTGCACCGTGCACATCGACGGCGTGCCCACCCGCAGCTGCGCGCGGCCGCTGTCGAGCGTCGGCGCGGCGCAGAAGGTGGTCACGATCGAAGGCCTGTCGCCCGACGGTTCGCACCCGGTGCAGAAGGCCTGGGCCGCGCTCGACGTGCCGCAATGCGGCTACTGCCAGTGCGGAATGATCATGGCGGCCAGCGCGCTGCTGGCCGAGAAACCGAAACCGAGCGACGCCGACATCGACGCCGCGATCACCAACATCTGCCGCTGCGGCACCTACAACCGCATCCGTGCGGCGATCAAGGTGGCGGCGCAGGGCGGCGACCCCAAGGGCGCCGCGCTCGGCATCGTGCACATCGACGGGAGCCGCGCATGA